A stretch of the Dyella telluris genome encodes the following:
- a CDS encoding polysaccharide biosynthesis protein, translated as MKNPENDNMSDRISEVLEAAAHNLELRKSSSQSIARMNESGGALAPVQLEQRRMIHREESVRQQSDAFREIRTRLLAMGGRENFVTLVVAVSPRSGSSFVARNLAAAFAFDEAKTSLLVDCNVRYPNQHKVMGVEPLRGGLSDLMDHPAIGIESIIYHTGVPHLRLIPAGKPRESSSEYFTSHRMRAVIDSLRSRYADRYLFLDGPSVKGAPDARILADLADFVVVVAGYGKDTPGAISQALSHFEPSKLAGVVFNQAP; from the coding sequence ATGAAGAATCCGGAAAACGACAACATGTCCGATCGCATCAGCGAAGTGCTTGAAGCGGCCGCGCATAACCTTGAGCTTCGCAAATCGTCCAGCCAGTCCATTGCGCGCATGAACGAGTCGGGTGGTGCGCTGGCGCCGGTGCAGCTTGAGCAGCGGCGGATGATTCATCGCGAAGAGTCAGTGCGTCAGCAGTCCGATGCCTTCCGCGAAATCCGCACGCGCCTGCTCGCCATGGGCGGACGCGAGAATTTCGTGACGCTGGTGGTCGCGGTAAGTCCGCGCTCGGGCAGCAGCTTCGTGGCGCGTAACCTTGCCGCGGCATTTGCGTTCGATGAAGCCAAGACCAGCCTGCTGGTCGACTGCAACGTGCGCTACCCGAACCAGCACAAGGTGATGGGCGTGGAGCCGCTGCGTGGTGGCCTGAGCGACCTGATGGATCATCCGGCCATCGGCATCGAATCGATCATCTACCACACGGGTGTGCCGCACCTGCGGCTGATTCCCGCTGGCAAGCCGCGCGAGAGCAGCAGTGAGTACTTCACATCGCATCGCATGCGCGCCGTGATCGATTCGCTGCGCTCGCGCTATGCCGACCGTTACCTGTTCCTGGACGGTCCGTCCGTGAAGGGCGCTCCCGATGCGCGCATCCTCGCCGACCTCGCGGATTTCGTGGTGGTGGTGGCGGGGTATGGAAAAGATACGCCAGGGGCCATCAGTCAGGCGTTGAGTCATTTCGAACCGAGCAAGCTTGCTGGAGTGGTGTTCAACCAGGCGCCCTAG
- a CDS encoding SDR family oxidoreductase, translating into MIQTPAIQPFEALPLAGKTMLITGGAQGIGRGIAQAVLGAGGNVFIGDLDAEAGKACMAEWAVGKRAAFAVVDVSREASVSRWVAAALKRFDHIDGLVNNAGIANAHSGPLGELSLEHWNRYLATNLTGPFLCSKHALPALKQRHGSIVNIASTRALQSEADSEAYAATKGGLLAYTHALAVSAGPDVRANVILPGWIATDAWRKPAERSATRLSRRDHSQHPAGRVGTPEDIGALAVYLLSAQSSFVTGQSFVVDGGMTIKMQYA; encoded by the coding sequence ATGATCCAGACGCCCGCCATACAACCGTTTGAAGCCTTGCCGCTCGCAGGCAAAACCATGCTCATCACCGGCGGCGCGCAAGGCATAGGTCGCGGCATTGCCCAGGCCGTACTGGGCGCCGGTGGCAACGTTTTCATCGGCGACCTGGATGCCGAGGCCGGCAAGGCATGTATGGCGGAATGGGCGGTCGGCAAGCGCGCAGCCTTCGCCGTGGTCGACGTATCGCGCGAAGCCAGTGTCAGCCGCTGGGTTGCCGCGGCACTCAAGCGTTTTGACCACATCGACGGCCTGGTGAACAACGCCGGCATTGCCAACGCACATAGCGGCCCGCTCGGCGAGTTGTCACTCGAGCACTGGAACCGCTACCTGGCCACCAACCTCACCGGCCCGTTCCTGTGCAGCAAGCACGCACTGCCGGCACTGAAGCAGCGCCACGGTTCCATCGTGAATATTGCTTCCACCCGTGCCCTGCAGTCGGAAGCGGATTCGGAAGCGTACGCCGCCACCAAGGGTGGCCTTCTCGCCTACACCCATGCACTCGCCGTAAGCGCAGGGCCGGACGTGCGCGCCAACGTGATTCTTCCGGGATGGATCGCCACCGATGCATGGCGCAAGCCAGCCGAGCGCAGCGCAACCAGGCTCAGCCGGCGCGATCACTCGCAACATCCGGCCGGCCGCGTCGGCACACCGGAAGATATCGGCGCCCTCGCCGTCTACCTGTTGTCAGCGCAGTCATCCTTCGTCACCGGCCAGAGCTTCGTGGTGGACGGCGGCATGACCATCAAGATGCAGTACGCGTAA
- a CDS encoding XrtA/PEP-CTERM system exopolysaccharide export protein, whose translation MKVLPVLLALGVSVLLSACTTGGGSKEAPKVDPAAQAVTTYRIGVDDQLQITVWQNPDLSVSVPVRPDGKITVPLIGDVMAGGKTPEEVSAEIKTKLASYVRDPQVAVILTELRSHEYLSRVRVTGAVRQPVSIPYRQGMTVLDAVLAAGGTTEFAAPDRTELFREGHDGVTTPYAVRLDKVLQKGDLDTNYPVQPGDVVTVPMRSF comes from the coding sequence ATGAAAGTTCTTCCTGTCTTGCTTGCTCTTGGCGTATCCGTATTGCTGTCGGCCTGCACGACCGGCGGCGGTTCCAAGGAAGCGCCGAAAGTTGACCCGGCCGCCCAGGCGGTTACCACCTACCGGATCGGTGTCGACGACCAGCTGCAGATCACGGTCTGGCAGAACCCGGACCTGAGCGTGAGCGTGCCTGTGCGCCCGGATGGAAAGATCACCGTGCCCCTGATTGGCGATGTGATGGCCGGTGGCAAGACGCCGGAAGAAGTTTCTGCCGAGATCAAGACCAAGCTGGCGTCGTATGTCCGCGATCCGCAGGTGGCGGTGATCCTGACCGAGCTGCGCAGCCACGAATACCTGTCTCGCGTGCGAGTGACCGGTGCCGTGCGCCAGCCGGTGTCGATTCCTTATCGCCAGGGCATGACGGTGCTGGATGCCGTGCTGGCCGCGGGCGGCACTACCGAATTCGCCGCGCCTGATCGCACTGAGCTGTTCCGCGAGGGCCACGACGGCGTCACCACACCCTATGCCGTGCGCCTGGACAAGGTGCTGCAGAAGGGTGATCTCGACACCAACTACCCGGTGCAGCCGGGGGATGTTGTCACTGTGCCAATGCGGTCGTTCTAA
- a CDS encoding trimeric intracellular cation channel family protein codes for MIRKHIVLVADLAGTVVFAIEGATTAIHAGLDLLGVLVLSFIVALGGGIVRDLLLGDTPPSAMRDWRYPVLAFVAGLVTFVWHAQVEALPALLLSTLDAAGLALFAVAGAEKALEFGIHPFMATLLGAITGCGGGVVRDMLLSRIPMVLVADIYASAALLGAAVLVVARRLGCPPAVAATLGGVVCFALRVAAVRFGWQLPKIA; via the coding sequence ATGATCCGCAAACACATCGTGCTGGTGGCTGACCTCGCAGGCACGGTGGTGTTTGCCATCGAAGGTGCTACGACCGCCATTCATGCCGGGCTGGATCTGCTGGGCGTGCTGGTGCTGTCGTTTATTGTGGCGCTGGGTGGCGGCATCGTTCGCGACCTGTTGCTTGGCGACACGCCGCCGAGTGCAATGCGCGACTGGCGCTATCCCGTACTCGCCTTTGTCGCGGGGCTGGTGACGTTTGTCTGGCATGCGCAGGTCGAAGCCCTGCCAGCGTTGCTGCTGAGCACGTTGGATGCGGCAGGCCTGGCGTTGTTCGCCGTGGCGGGTGCGGAGAAGGCGCTGGAGTTCGGCATCCATCCGTTCATGGCCACGCTGCTGGGCGCCATCACGGGCTGTGGCGGCGGTGTAGTGCGCGACATGCTGCTTTCGCGCATACCGATGGTGTTGGTGGCGGATATCTATGCGAGTGCGGCCTTGCTTGGCGCGGCGGTGCTGGTGGTGGCGCGTCGGCTGGGGTGCCCGCCGGCGGTCGCGGCGACGCTGGGTGGCGTGGTGTGTTTTGCGCTGCGCGTGGCCGCGGTACGGTTTGGCTGGCAGTTGCCGAAGATCGCCTGA
- a CDS encoding tyrosine-type recombinase/integrase, translating to MPKMRLTKQAVDELPFPEVSGTRINYIDSECSALYLRVTTTAKTFYYVTYNAAAKKREWVKIGRPDEGHTPNTAREFCRKVARGEINLAEPAVNEDEPTTLSLVPETDSGAAPAPEEMTCRQLAKDYLEQYAVNKKDGGKSDRRFLEIDFLPSFGDRVAASVKRSELQKLFQDKANGDPDLGKKAAPVAANRLRAVVSKMFSWGMPTLDDGVQVSPVMGTHRRKEQARDRVLSHDELRLVWRKLSSFQSDLIRSAVKILIITLQRRSEVALMEWKEIDWKHRIWTIPKEKSKNGHSQTVPLSKMAIRELEYMKPLTGHTPYIFWSNKRNNAKVLEAGVIHPDWITHAIADLRARDEELKVLDRFTPHDFRRTAATNIGELMESREAVKRLLNHVEGGATSIYDRATYTGLKRKALNLWADRLSKIIRGEHIPIADLDEAA from the coding sequence ATGCCAAAGATGCGCCTGACTAAGCAGGCGGTCGATGAGTTGCCGTTCCCTGAAGTATCCGGAACCCGCATCAACTACATCGACAGCGAATGCTCAGCCCTCTACCTGCGTGTTACGACGACCGCAAAGACCTTCTATTACGTCACCTATAACGCTGCTGCGAAGAAGCGTGAATGGGTGAAGATCGGGCGACCGGATGAGGGTCACACCCCAAACACCGCCCGTGAGTTCTGCCGGAAGGTAGCCCGTGGAGAGATCAATCTCGCGGAGCCGGCAGTCAACGAAGACGAACCCACTACCCTTTCCCTTGTCCCGGAAACCGACTCGGGAGCCGCACCTGCGCCGGAAGAGATGACCTGCCGACAGCTGGCGAAAGACTATCTGGAGCAGTACGCCGTCAATAAGAAAGACGGTGGAAAGTCGGATCGTCGCTTTCTGGAGATCGACTTCCTACCCTCCTTTGGGGATCGGGTCGCGGCTTCTGTGAAGCGTTCGGAGCTTCAGAAGCTCTTTCAGGACAAGGCGAACGGTGATCCTGACCTGGGGAAGAAAGCCGCCCCGGTCGCAGCGAACCGTCTTCGTGCCGTCGTTTCCAAGATGTTCTCCTGGGGTATGCCGACCCTCGATGACGGTGTTCAGGTCAGTCCGGTCATGGGAACCCATCGTCGGAAAGAGCAAGCTCGCGACCGCGTTCTCTCCCATGATGAGCTTCGCCTCGTGTGGAGAAAGCTGTCTAGCTTTCAGTCGGACTTGATTCGCAGTGCGGTGAAGATACTGATCATCACCCTTCAGCGTCGTTCCGAGGTAGCTCTCATGGAATGGAAAGAGATCGACTGGAAGCACCGCATCTGGACTATCCCGAAGGAAAAGTCGAAGAACGGACACTCGCAAACCGTCCCTCTGTCGAAGATGGCAATCCGTGAGCTGGAATACATGAAGCCCCTAACCGGGCACACGCCATACATCTTCTGGAGCAACAAGAGGAACAACGCGAAGGTGCTGGAAGCAGGAGTTATTCACCCGGACTGGATCACTCACGCAATCGCGGACTTGCGCGCCCGCGACGAGGAACTGAAGGTCTTGGACCGTTTCACTCCCCACGATTTCCGTCGTACTGCCGCTACCAATATCGGTGAGCTGATGGAGAGTCGTGAAGCGGTGAAGCGTCTGTTGAACCACGTCGAAGGTGGTGCGACGTCGATTTATGACCGTGCGACGTACACGGGGTTGAAGCGCAAAGCCCTCAACCTTTGGGCAGATCGCCTGTCTAAGATCATCCGAGGCGAGCACATTCCCATCGCGGATCTGGACGAAGCCGCATAA
- the galE gene encoding UDP-glucose 4-epimerase GalE, which yields MQKVLVTGGAGYIGSHVVQQLASRGEHVVVIDNLSSGYREAVRGAELVVGNVGDAALVESVLRANDIDAVMHFAAHTVVPESVSDPLKYYGNNTCNTRNLLAACEAAGVDKFIFSSTAAVYGLTEHGVADEDTPTHPANPYGTSKLMSEMMLCDYCMTGRMRHVILRYFNVAGCDPKGRIGHSAPTATLLVKAACEHAVGKRASMAIYGTDYDTPDGTGIRDYIHVEDLASAHLRALDHLREGGVSLKLNCGYGHGYSVREVLDSVARVGGHPLNIVELPRREGDLAMLIACSDRLKQVLDWHPQYDDLDFIVRTALTWERKMVGEHARLSSVA from the coding sequence ATGCAGAAGGTGCTCGTCACCGGCGGAGCCGGTTACATCGGAAGTCATGTCGTCCAGCAGCTTGCCTCTCGCGGCGAGCACGTGGTGGTGATCGACAACCTCAGTAGTGGCTACCGCGAGGCGGTGCGTGGCGCCGAGCTGGTGGTGGGTAACGTGGGTGATGCGGCGCTGGTGGAGTCCGTGCTGCGCGCCAACGACATCGATGCGGTGATGCATTTCGCCGCGCACACGGTGGTGCCGGAATCCGTGAGCGACCCGCTCAAGTACTACGGCAACAACACCTGCAACACGCGCAACCTGCTGGCCGCCTGCGAGGCCGCCGGCGTGGACAAATTCATCTTTTCTTCGACCGCTGCCGTGTACGGCCTGACCGAACATGGCGTGGCCGACGAAGACACGCCCACCCATCCGGCCAACCCGTATGGCACATCCAAGCTGATGTCCGAGATGATGCTGTGCGACTACTGCATGACCGGCCGGATGCGCCACGTGATCCTGCGCTACTTCAACGTGGCCGGCTGCGACCCCAAGGGGCGCATCGGTCATTCCGCGCCAACGGCCACCTTGTTGGTCAAGGCGGCATGCGAACATGCTGTCGGCAAGCGCGCGTCCATGGCCATCTATGGCACCGACTACGACACGCCGGACGGTACCGGCATCCGCGACTATATCCATGTGGAAGACCTGGCCTCCGCACACTTGCGCGCCCTGGACCACCTGCGTGAGGGCGGTGTATCGCTCAAGCTCAACTGCGGCTATGGCCACGGCTACAGCGTGCGTGAAGTACTCGATTCGGTCGCCCGCGTGGGCGGTCATCCGCTGAACATCGTCGAGTTGCCGCGGCGCGAAGGTGACCTCGCCATGCTCATTGCGTGCAGCGACCGGCTCAAGCAGGTGCTTGACTGGCATCCCCAGTACGACGACCTCGATTTCATCGTGCGCACCGCGTTGACGTGGGAGCGCAAGATGGTCGGCGAACACGCGCGGCTGTCGTCGGTGGCGTGA
- a CDS encoding serine aminopeptidase domain-containing protein — protein sequence MKARIEAELPFYFGPGRELFGFYHPSAAVTGAAVLLCPPFGVEQIRCHRLYRQLAHGLAESGLPVLRFDYYGTGDSAGESRAFEWTRCLADVATAANELRNRTGGARLLAFGARLGANAALAAAQSARLDGVVTWDAITSGDALVRQYDRMQDALKVDLNRFEVARPELDVSTQWPGFERGEGLRAQLQALRLLDPGMASAWLSSAMTDEASRPLDHHVGRQVSVDVSPRWDDVDCLEMAILSHPLLDAAKRLLKEMA from the coding sequence ATGAAGGCGCGCATCGAAGCGGAGCTGCCGTTCTACTTCGGCCCGGGGCGGGAGCTGTTCGGCTTCTATCATCCGTCCGCTGCGGTGACGGGGGCGGCGGTGCTGCTGTGCCCGCCCTTCGGCGTGGAGCAGATCCGCTGCCACCGGCTGTATCGCCAGCTGGCGCATGGTCTGGCCGAGAGCGGTTTGCCGGTGCTGCGCTTCGACTACTACGGCACCGGCGATTCGGCCGGCGAGAGCCGTGCCTTTGAGTGGACGCGATGCCTGGCGGATGTCGCCACGGCTGCCAACGAGCTGCGTAACCGGACCGGCGGCGCCCGTCTGCTAGCCTTCGGCGCCAGGCTGGGAGCCAACGCCGCACTGGCCGCTGCGCAGTCGGCCCGGCTCGACGGCGTGGTGACATGGGATGCCATCACTTCCGGCGATGCACTGGTGCGGCAGTACGACCGCATGCAGGACGCGCTGAAGGTCGACCTGAATCGCTTCGAGGTCGCACGTCCCGAACTGGACGTGAGTACGCAGTGGCCGGGTTTCGAACGGGGCGAGGGTTTGCGCGCGCAGTTGCAGGCGCTGCGTCTGCTGGACCCGGGCATGGCCTCGGCGTGGCTGTCATCGGCGATGACCGACGAAGCCTCGCGGCCCCTGGACCATCACGTGGGCCGCCAGGTGAGCGTGGATGTTTCCCCTCGCTGGGACGATGTCGACTGCCTGGAAATGGCCATCCTGTCGCATCCGCTGCTCGACGCGGCGAAGCGCCTGCTGAAGGAGATGGCGTAA
- a CDS encoding outer membrane beta-barrel protein: MPAYNRLARATMLALVAIPGCSWAGDFAYSAFVSVEHSDNIALATDNPASSSILIPGVNFAYRQLGSTIQANVVGTAEYLDYSNSNFDSQTQGTLSAQANWTAIPQRLDFSIEDDAGVQPVDTLASNAPNNRQQTNVISLGPILHFDFNAATRGQVELKYLNSYASKVDDFDSSRGLGAFRVIRDVDPTTQVSLNLESQHVNLKNNTAGPDYTRNELYGHYVHTLKNFDVDALLGWGYIDFKNEPSASKPMARVTLGWRPNIDNSFSVTGTYQFSDAAQDMLLQPGQTIVDSMTNVSTNPLDLINDPSRGINTGSVVVDSQVYLDHSVQGTYSYRGDRLSITVAPLYRKLSYLNNPTFDQNEKDAAFSIEYKLRPTLLLTGFGDYEHTQYTSLDRTDKTTRFGVAISHEFTQHWSWRAGYTRQLRASNAALQSYHENEFVVGVVYRR, encoded by the coding sequence ATGCCGGCTTACAACAGGCTTGCCCGCGCCACCATGCTCGCGCTGGTCGCCATCCCCGGCTGCTCGTGGGCCGGTGACTTCGCCTATTCGGCGTTCGTCAGCGTGGAACACAGTGACAACATTGCATTGGCCACCGACAACCCGGCCAGCAGCAGCATTCTGATACCGGGCGTCAACTTCGCCTATCGACAACTGGGTTCCACCATCCAGGCCAATGTCGTGGGTACGGCGGAGTACCTCGATTACAGCAACAGCAATTTCGACAGTCAGACGCAGGGCACGCTCAGCGCGCAGGCCAACTGGACGGCGATTCCCCAGCGGCTCGATTTTTCCATCGAGGACGATGCCGGCGTGCAGCCGGTGGATACGCTGGCCAGCAATGCGCCCAACAACCGGCAGCAGACCAATGTGATATCGCTGGGGCCGATCCTGCATTTCGACTTCAATGCGGCCACGCGCGGGCAGGTTGAACTGAAATACCTCAACAGCTACGCCTCCAAGGTGGATGACTTCGATTCCTCCCGCGGGTTGGGCGCGTTCCGTGTGATCCGCGATGTGGACCCCACCACGCAGGTGTCGCTGAACCTGGAGTCGCAGCACGTCAACCTGAAGAACAACACGGCAGGACCGGACTACACCCGCAATGAGCTGTACGGGCATTACGTCCATACGTTGAAGAATTTCGACGTGGATGCCTTGCTTGGCTGGGGCTACATCGACTTCAAGAATGAGCCCAGTGCTTCCAAACCGATGGCGCGCGTCACGCTGGGCTGGCGGCCGAACATCGACAACAGCTTCAGCGTGACCGGTACCTACCAGTTCTCGGACGCGGCGCAGGACATGCTGCTCCAGCCGGGCCAGACCATCGTGGACAGCATGACCAATGTGTCCACGAATCCGCTGGACCTGATCAACGATCCCAGCCGCGGCATCAATACGGGTTCAGTGGTGGTGGATTCGCAGGTCTACCTGGACCATAGCGTGCAGGGCACCTACAGCTATCGCGGTGATCGCCTGTCCATCACGGTGGCGCCGCTGTATCGCAAGCTGTCCTACCTCAACAATCCCACCTTCGATCAGAACGAGAAAGACGCGGCCTTCAGCATCGAGTACAAGCTGCGGCCGACGCTGCTTCTGACAGGGTTCGGCGACTACGAACACACCCAGTACACCTCGCTGGACCGCACCGACAAGACCACCCGCTTCGGCGTGGCCATCAGCCACGAGTTCACCCAGCACTGGAGCTGGCGCGCAGGCTATACGCGCCAGCTGCGCGCCAGTAATGCGGCCTTGCAGAGCTACCACGAAAACGAGTTCGTGGTTGGCGTGGTCTACCGTCGATGA
- a CDS encoding XrtA system polysaccharide chain length determinant, translating into MSGELRPMASLVPALVNEARRRRLAVGIAFAIIALAALTAGMLWPRKFVASTTILAQESSIITPLMEGAAAPTANKNRANMARDVIFSRKVMSKILEAGGWMATNPTPVEQDRIAEGIKTRTQVQITHDNLITITYSDNSARRTYEVARAFAQLFISESLASKQRESREAYEFINSQVEAYRKKLTDAEDKLKSYRDANPDARPGNEADTAARISQLRSQIETARMDMMERRSQEGSLASQLTGESEVSTVQTADGVVQAQLGELQAQLNKLLLTYTDSYPDVVRIRHQIEDLKKQLASAEQHREAAQAAGTPTALDSNVTFNPAYQQIKTQLASARAASAAAAARMGASESMLQAELQRSTRIASSENVTAELTRDYNVNRDVYQDLLKRRENARVSMNLDAEQRGLNFLVQNPAVLPLTPSGLRFMHFGLAGMALSVLLPLGLLLALVWFDPRVRSVWQLEQAIGAPVLATIPFYPTPGDRRRDRMQNMTVGLIVVGVIAVYLVAVWIRLKG; encoded by the coding sequence ATGAGCGGGGAACTCAGGCCGATGGCAAGTCTGGTGCCGGCACTGGTCAACGAAGCGCGACGCCGGCGCCTGGCGGTGGGCATCGCCTTTGCGATCATCGCATTGGCTGCCCTGACGGCTGGCATGCTGTGGCCGCGCAAGTTCGTGGCATCGACCACTATTCTTGCGCAGGAAAGCAGCATCATCACGCCGCTGATGGAAGGTGCGGCAGCACCGACGGCGAACAAGAACCGCGCGAACATGGCGCGCGATGTGATCTTCAGCCGCAAGGTGATGTCGAAGATCCTCGAAGCTGGTGGCTGGATGGCCACCAACCCCACGCCGGTCGAGCAGGATCGCATCGCCGAGGGCATCAAGACGCGCACGCAGGTGCAGATCACGCATGACAACCTGATCACCATCACCTACAGCGACAACAGCGCACGGCGCACCTATGAAGTGGCCCGCGCCTTTGCGCAGCTATTCATCAGCGAAAGCCTGGCCTCCAAGCAGCGCGAGAGCCGCGAGGCCTACGAGTTCATCAACAGCCAGGTCGAGGCTTACCGCAAGAAGCTCACGGATGCCGAAGACAAGCTGAAGTCTTACCGCGACGCCAACCCGGATGCGCGGCCCGGCAACGAGGCCGACACGGCGGCACGCATCAGCCAGTTGCGTTCGCAGATCGAAACGGCGCGCATGGACATGATGGAGCGCCGCTCGCAGGAAGGATCGCTGGCCTCGCAGCTCACCGGCGAGTCGGAAGTAAGCACGGTGCAGACGGCCGACGGCGTGGTGCAGGCGCAGCTGGGTGAACTGCAGGCGCAGCTCAACAAGCTGCTGCTGACCTATACCGATTCGTACCCCGATGTGGTTCGCATCCGCCACCAGATCGAAGACCTCAAGAAGCAGCTGGCCAGCGCCGAGCAGCACCGGGAAGCCGCACAGGCCGCCGGTACGCCCACCGCGCTGGACAGCAACGTCACCTTCAACCCCGCCTACCAGCAGATCAAGACCCAGCTGGCATCGGCCCGCGCCGCCAGTGCGGCTGCGGCAGCGCGCATGGGGGCGAGCGAGTCGATGCTGCAGGCGGAGCTGCAACGCAGCACGCGCATCGCCAGCTCGGAGAACGTCACCGCCGAGCTGACCCGCGACTACAACGTCAACCGCGACGTCTACCAGGATCTGCTCAAGCGCCGCGAGAACGCCCGCGTGTCGATGAACCTGGACGCGGAGCAGCGTGGCCTGAATTTCCTGGTACAGAACCCGGCCGTGCTGCCGTTGACGCCCTCCGGCCTGCGCTTCATGCATTTCGGCCTGGCAGGCATGGCGCTTTCGGTGCTGCTGCCATTGGGCCTGCTGCTTGCGCTGGTCTGGTTTGATCCGCGCGTGCGCTCGGTGTGGCAGCTGGAGCAGGCCATCGGTGCGCCGGTGCTGGCGACCATCCCGTTCTATCCCACGCCGGGTGATCGCCGCCGCGATCGCATGCAGAACATGACCGTGGGGTTGATCGTCGTGGGCGTGATCGCCGTCTACCTCGTTGCCGTATGGATCCGGCTGAAGGGATGA
- a CDS encoding alpha/beta fold hydrolase encodes MHEQAFRFGSARHLVGVVGLPAVIDHGVGVIFLNAGMVYRVGPFRLHVDLSRRLNALGYPTLRFDLSTIGDSGASGQRLSRPEQVVADVSDAMELLKQQSGSTRFVLFGLCSGAQNAHSAAHADSRVVGACFLDGYGHRTFGQRVRHYLPRLLSLSTWRNRLLRRGGSASPRPAEPAFVVEPLPPKVVRAELADMLQRGLKLDFVYSGGVTRYFNHIRQFRECFGRLADHPGISASYFEETDHTYVLTGDRQRLLDHVAQWMGRHFPVTRPGT; translated from the coding sequence ATGCACGAGCAGGCCTTCCGTTTCGGCAGTGCGCGCCATCTGGTGGGCGTGGTGGGCCTGCCGGCGGTCATCGATCACGGCGTGGGTGTCATTTTCCTCAATGCGGGCATGGTGTACCGCGTGGGGCCTTTCAGGCTGCACGTGGACCTCAGTCGCCGGCTGAATGCGCTGGGCTATCCCACGCTGCGCTTCGACCTTTCCACCATCGGCGACAGCGGGGCGAGTGGCCAGCGCTTGTCGCGTCCGGAGCAGGTCGTCGCCGACGTAAGCGATGCGATGGAGTTGCTCAAGCAGCAATCAGGCAGCACGCGCTTCGTGTTGTTCGGGCTCTGCTCGGGCGCGCAGAACGCGCACTCTGCCGCGCATGCGGACTCGCGCGTGGTGGGTGCCTGTTTCCTGGATGGCTATGGTCACCGCACCTTCGGGCAGCGTGTGCGTCATTACCTGCCGCGCCTGCTCAGCCTTTCAACCTGGCGGAACCGCCTGCTCCGGCGCGGTGGTTCAGCATCGCCTCGACCCGCCGAGCCCGCCTTCGTGGTCGAGCCGTTGCCGCCCAAGGTGGTGCGTGCGGAACTCGCGGACATGCTCCAGCGCGGTCTCAAGCTCGACTTCGTCTACAGCGGCGGTGTGACGCGCTACTTCAATCATATCCGCCAGTTCCGCGAGTGCTTTGGCCGTCTGGCCGATCACCCGGGCATCAGTGCCAGCTACTTCGAAGAAACGGACCACACCTACGTTCTCACGGGTGACCGCCAACGCCTGCTCGACCACGTCGCGCAGTGGATGGGGCGTCACTTTCCCGTCACGCGACCAGGTACGTGA